Genomic window (Paenibacillus sp. 37):
CAGGCCATTCGTTATGGTATGTCGGAGACAGATAATAGCCGGATGGCGGGCAAAATGAATTCACCCTGGGCACGATGGATCGGGTTCACACGACTGCCTGTGACTATGGCCCTTGGACTTCGACATTTGTTCAAAAACACCAAAAGTTCTATTCTAACCCTCCTGCTGACCACGATGGCATCCTCTGTATTGGTTCTAGGGTATGTTCTGCTGACCAGCATAACCGGAATCTATCAGACCGCAGCCCATTGGGGGTATGATAATGCCAACATCGCAGCAGTCGTGGTGAACAAAAGTACCTTCCCCCAGGCTGAGCTGAAACACGTGTTAGAACAGGATTCAAGGATCAGCAATGTGGGCTGGCAAGGGAACACAACGGGTGTCATTAGCCCGGAGTCTTCTAAGGGAGTGCAAGGCCCATCCATCAGTCTCAACTTGAGTGTACTGGACGGAAAATATCAGGAACTTGGGTTCACAACGTTGAGAGGCGATAACCCTCGCCATGTGAATGAGATTGCCATTGGTGTAAGTATAGCCCAAACATCCAATAAGGATCTTGGTGATCTCATCGACATCTATATTGAAGGAGAGAAGAGGACATTCCTCATCACAGGAATCTATCAGGCAATCGCCAACATGTCTGTTTCAGGCCGAATCACGATCGATGCCATGAGAAGTGTGAACCCGGCTTATGGTGAATTCGATGCCATTTTCATCAATGTGAAGGATATTACACAGGCGGATCTGATTGCCGGGGAATTGAACGAACAATTTAAAGATTTTGCATCCGTAGTCACCCAGAAGACATTGCTTGATTCAGTATACGCGGAAGCTGCCAATATCCTGATCTATCCCATGAGTCTGATTGGATTGCTGTTCATCGCTGTGACGTTCATCATTATTTTCAGCACCTGTCGGATCAATATCCGCAAAGAGAGCAGAAACTACGGAATATACAAATCACTGGGAATGACATCCCGCCAGATCCGATTCTCGGTCACGATGGGAATGATCGTGCTGTCCTCCATCGGAGCGATACTGGGTATGCTCGTCGGCGTATATGTACTTCCTCTTCTGCTCGAACTGGTCCTTTCCGGTTATGGTATCGTCGAGCTTCCGCTGATCCTGAATTGGGGTGGAATGATACTGTTCGCCTGTCTAAGTATCATTGCAGCGGGTCTTGGTTCATGGTTCTCTTCGCGAATTATTCGTGGGGCATCGCCACGTATGTTGGTTATCGAATAAGGTAGTCAGGATTCTATAACGCAATAACAGCCCTTCCATGCCTTTATAAAAGGTGGAAGGGCTGTTATTGCGTTATGATTTAACTCCGCCATTTCTTCGCAAGTTCACCAATCTGATGTGGCGTAGTGCGGCAGCAGCCGCCAATAATTTTCGCGCCCGCAGCAACCCACTGTTCCGAAGCATCACTCATACTGCCACATGTACCCTGTCCACTCCACGTCTTCGTTGCTGCATCGTATACTTCTCCCGAGTTCGGATACACAATCACAGGTTTATCGCTGGTACGGCTCAAAATACCCACTGCTTCCGTCACCACTTCCATCGGAGCACAGTTCAGGCCA
Coding sequences:
- a CDS encoding ABC transporter permease, producing the protein MAVMFKLSLSYLGRNKIQNALIALLLLLSTLLVSTAIVILANTGNQFHEMHIRTHGSHQILTFEKGLNDPETVHDWWASQDDVQVSPLLSYRSLSGIILNETHIPNIYLYMFNTPPPPWGVDELIFSSGTPSTTPEPGSVWIPTSMANAYHISLDDTIGFKTGSSTLELNVSGIVIDVPYGAPFSNTARVWMNSADYQRDFTALAGNENYMIGIHFNDYSMNSLYWERYNRETGTPFLESKMEFEAISSFYLIINQVIGFIMIFMGVVMLSIALMTIGFTISDAILANYRTIGILKSLGLTARRTIGTYVIQYAMLSIAAIIPGIALSVWISRWIINISVSSLRVDHQNIPVQGLDAAIMAGVLLFAIVILSVVLYAKKARSIQPVQAIRYGMSETDNSRMAGKMNSPWARWIGFTRLPVTMALGLRHLFKNTKSSILTLLLTTMASSVLVLGYVLLTSITGIYQTAAHWGYDNANIAAVVVNKSTFPQAELKHVLEQDSRISNVGWQGNTTGVISPESSKGVQGPSISLNLSVLDGKYQELGFTTLRGDNPRHVNEIAIGVSIAQTSNKDLGDLIDIYIEGEKRTFLITGIYQAIANMSVSGRITIDAMRSVNPAYGEFDAIFINVKDITQADLIAGELNEQFKDFASVVTQKTLLDSVYAEAANILIYPMSLIGLLFIAVTFIIIFSTCRINIRKESRNYGIYKSLGMTSRQIRFSVTMGMIVLSSIGAILGMLVGVYVLPLLLELVLSGYGIVELPLILNWGGMILFACLSIIAAGLGSWFSSRIIRGASPRMLVIE